The Filimonas lacunae genomic sequence TAGAAATTTTTTCATCCAGTTGGCTTTCTATGTATTGCTGTGCTTTTTTTATTAGTTCGTCACTATGCTTTCGCTGCCCATTGAAGATGATGAAAGCAGACTGACATTGCCGGTCTATTTCAATTTGAAAAACCTTGGAGCAAAAGATGGCAGTTTCGCGGTTGTAGTATTTTTCTACCAGGTAAAGAATAAGATTCAGGAAAGAATAAGCACCGCCATTGGTGTAAATACCCTGTTCGTCTGTAATCAGCTGGTCGGTTTGTACATGAACCTTTGGATACAGCTGTTTCAGTTGATCTGCCGCTAACCAATGTGTAGAGCAACTTTTGCCATCTAACAAACCCGCAGCTGCCAACAGGTAAGCTCCTGTGCAAATACTGGCAACGTTAGCTCCATTCCTGTATTGTTGACCTATCCAGTCAATTAATGAACCATTTCCCTTTATTGCCTGTTGATAATTATGGTTTAGAGAAGGAACAATGATCAGGTCGGTTTTGCTGATGGCAGATATATGCTTATGAGGTCTTGCAGTGAACAGGCCATTGTAAAAATCTACTTCGCTGGATGTACCGGCTAATTCTATTTGCAAAACCTCCCTTTTTCCCAGTTCTTTCTGATAGGCATTTGCGCGGGTAAAAATTTTGTAAGCCCCCACAATACTGCTTAAATTATTCTCACCGTCAGGAACCAGGATGGTTAGATGTTTCATAAACAACTACTTTCCGGTAAAGGTACTGCATAGGGTGTGTCCAAATCAACCCATCATGTTGTCTAAATACCCGCCATTGTCAGCGGCTTTTAGACCCTAATTTTATTTAGTGATTTACATTATAGATAATTCAATTTAAACGCATGAAAAGGACAAATACATGGCTTTTGCTGGCATTTTTCAGTATTACTGCTTCTCCTATTAATGCCCAACAAGAAAATAGGAATACTAAAATAACGACTATGCCTGCAACTGTACCTGCCCTAGCAAAGGACACCGTGCTTACGCCTCATGAAAGAGAATATGCTACCCGTTTTTTACAGGAAACCGGGACAGGAGTTTTTAATGCGGTAAAGGGCTTAAATGATATACAATTGAGTTATAAGCCTGCTATGGACAAATGGAGCGTAGAAGAATGTGTTAAACATATTGCTGCGGCTGAAAGAGAACTTTGGGTAATGGTGGAGCAATCATTACAACAACCAGCTAACCCCGATAAAAGAACAGCACTTACCTTTACCGATGAAGCGTTGATTGCAGCTGTAGAAGATCGTTCGCATAAGTCAAAAACATTTGCAGCGTTGGAACCGGCAAATTCTCCCTACAAAACAATGACAGAAGCGCTCTCTTCCTTTAAAGAGAACCGTGAAAAACTAATAACCTTTATTAACAGTACTCAAAAAGACCTCCGCAACCATGTATCGGTGCTTCCCATGGGCACTTATGATGCTTATCAA encodes the following:
- a CDS encoding DinB family protein: MPATVPALAKDTVLTPHEREYATRFLQETGTGVFNAVKGLNDIQLSYKPAMDKWSVEECVKHIAAAERELWVMVEQSLQQPANPDKRTALTFTDEALIAAVEDRSHKSKTFAALEPANSPYKTMTEALSSFKENREKLITFINSTQKDLRNHVSVLPMGTYDAYQFILLISAHTSRHTKQIEEVKANTNFPKN
- a CDS encoding GlxA family transcriptional regulator, with protein sequence MKHLTILVPDGENNLSSIVGAYKIFTRANAYQKELGKREVLQIELAGTSSEVDFYNGLFTARPHKHISAISKTDLIIVPSLNHNYQQAIKGNGSLIDWIGQQYRNGANVASICTGAYLLAAAGLLDGKSCSTHWLAADQLKQLYPKVHVQTDQLITDEQGIYTNGGAYSFLNLILYLVEKYYNRETAIFCSKVFQIEIDRQCQSAFIIFNGQRKHSDELIKKAQQYIESQLDEKISIEDLAAHFSIGRRNFDRRFIKATGNTPTEYAQRVKVEAAKKAFETSRKTINEVMYEVGYSDLKAFREVFRKITGLSPLEYRNRYNKDAQVISKM